Proteins from a single region of Pseudomonadota bacterium:
- a CDS encoding DUF1223 domain-containing protein: MRKLFLAATSALVLMTGAPTVAKADSSPVVVELFTSEGCSSCPPADLLLGELRQHDDVLALAFHVDYWDYLGWSDRFATKDFTNRQRSYARSLGSPMVYTPQMVVDGAEHVVGSARGQVMEAIDDAKNNKAIDLNIGLTWSDRKALTVSIPAADYDGEATIWFVRYLLDDETDVLAGENAGRTLYHANIVEELTAIGMWDGEAMAITLPWEALAADGGHDFGCAIIVQPEGLGPILGAREIVWGPEQAGT; the protein is encoded by the coding sequence ATGCGAAAGCTTTTTCTGGCCGCCACGTCGGCCCTCGTTCTGATGACCGGCGCACCGACGGTGGCCAAGGCAGACAGCTCACCTGTCGTCGTCGAACTGTTCACGTCGGAAGGCTGCAGTTCATGTCCGCCGGCTGACCTTTTGTTGGGCGAACTGCGGCAGCACGACGATGTGCTGGCGCTCGCGTTTCATGTCGATTACTGGGATTACCTCGGCTGGAGCGATCGCTTCGCGACCAAGGATTTTACCAACCGCCAGCGTTCCTATGCCCGGTCGCTTGGTTCGCCGATGGTCTACACACCGCAGATGGTGGTCGACGGTGCCGAGCATGTTGTGGGGTCGGCGCGTGGTCAGGTGATGGAGGCGATCGACGATGCCAAGAACAACAAGGCCATCGATCTGAACATCGGATTGACCTGGTCTGACAGAAAGGCGCTGACCGTCTCCATCCCGGCCGCCGATTACGATGGCGAAGCGACAATCTGGTTCGTGCGCTACTTGCTCGACGATGAGACGGATGTGCTGGCGGGAGAGAATGCCGGGCGGACGCTTTATCACGCCAATATTGTCGAAGAGCTGACGGCGATCGGCATGTGGGACGGCGAGGCGATGGCGATCACCCTGCCGTGGGAAGCGCTTGCCGCCGACGGTGGTCATGACTTCGGCTGTGCGATCATTGTCCAGCCCGAGGGGTTGGGGCCGATCCTGGGCGCGCGCGAGATTGTCTGGGGGCCCGAACAAGCGGGAACCTGA
- a CDS encoding alpha/beta hydrolase, whose amino-acid sequence MDKQVVLIHGAFAGPWSMEKFAGYFENRGWTSHTPALRFHDGDPHAEPDPAFADTSILDYTDDIAAFVETLDSPPIIGGHAVGALIAQKLAARGLAKGLVLLNSNAPWGVLPSTDDQRAVARGLMAGGAFWEAPMRIDFDLIAPFALNKLDEETQHAVFDRLGPESGRVMFEMFFWMFDDHRATEVDIDKVTCPVLVVSGAEDRAVPTIVGKQIAELYGERATYYEAPNQAHFIFLEPGWDTVAARCADWMDRI is encoded by the coding sequence ATGGATAAGCAGGTAGTCTTGATACACGGCGCCTTCGCCGGGCCCTGGAGCATGGAGAAGTTCGCCGGCTACTTCGAGAACCGCGGGTGGACAAGCCATACCCCGGCGCTGCGCTTTCACGACGGCGACCCTCACGCTGAACCGGACCCCGCGTTTGCCGATACCAGCATCCTTGATTACACCGACGACATCGCCGCCTTTGTCGAGACGCTTGATTCACCACCAATCATCGGCGGCCATGCCGTCGGCGCTCTCATCGCCCAGAAACTCGCGGCGCGCGGCTTGGCGAAAGGGCTGGTTCTGCTGAACTCGAACGCGCCGTGGGGCGTGTTGCCGTCGACCGATGATCAGCGCGCCGTGGCGCGGGGCCTGATGGCGGGCGGCGCGTTCTGGGAAGCGCCCATGCGCATCGACTTCGATCTGATCGCGCCGTTTGCGCTCAACAAACTCGACGAGGAGACGCAACACGCCGTGTTCGACAGACTGGGGCCGGAGTCCGGGCGAGTCATGTTCGAGATGTTCTTTTGGATGTTCGACGATCACCGCGCGACCGAGGTCGACATCGACAAGGTCACCTGTCCGGTGCTTGTGGTCTCCGGTGCCGAGGACCGCGCGGTGCCGACCATCGTCGGTAAGCAGATCGCCGAGCTCTATGGCGAGCGCGCGACATACTATGAGGCGCCAAACCAGGCCCACTTCATCTTTTTGGAGCCTGGGTGGGACACGGTTGCTGCGCGATGCGCCGACTGGATGGACCGCATCTAG
- a CDS encoding tetratricopeptide repeat protein — translation MRQPANPGAEDLNRIYEQGCAFARSGDFDAAEPLLRRAWQGLPGHRRVTADLAQVLMRRGAVEDATDLAKAQLARNPGDSFALALAAVTAVELGKQEEAHRLMDFQRLVHAIAIPVPDGYEDMAAFNKALSTAVLGRDDLERNKADRTTLGGFQSGALFPAKAGPLASLQTALAAAANDYTTRLPHDLSHPFLAQRPARVRLHGWATVLETGGHQQPHIHPSGWLSGVYYAQLPGIDQAASGDRAGHLTFGEPSSGFFPKAQHPTYGVAPKEGHAVLFPSYMHHRTEPFAGSQARISLAFDLVPRRSAAS, via the coding sequence GTGCGACAACCAGCAAATCCGGGGGCTGAAGACCTGAACAGGATCTATGAGCAGGGCTGCGCGTTTGCGCGATCCGGCGACTTTGACGCCGCCGAACCCCTATTGCGTCGCGCGTGGCAAGGGCTGCCCGGTCACCGCCGTGTCACCGCCGACCTGGCGCAGGTGCTCATGCGCCGTGGCGCGGTAGAAGACGCCACCGATCTGGCCAAGGCACAACTGGCGCGCAATCCCGGTGACAGTTTCGCACTTGCCTTGGCGGCGGTGACGGCCGTCGAGCTGGGCAAGCAGGAAGAGGCGCACCGGCTTATGGATTTCCAGCGCCTGGTGCACGCCATCGCCATCCCGGTGCCTGACGGCTATGAGGACATGGCGGCGTTCAACAAGGCACTCAGCACCGCCGTTCTGGGTCGCGACGACCTTGAAAGGAACAAAGCCGATCGAACCACATTGGGCGGATTCCAAAGCGGCGCTCTGTTTCCGGCCAAGGCGGGCCCGCTGGCGTCACTGCAGACGGCGCTCGCCGCCGCCGCGAACGACTACACGACGCGGCTGCCCCATGACTTGAGCCACCCCTTTCTGGCGCAGCGCCCGGCACGGGTGAGGCTTCACGGATGGGCGACGGTGTTGGAGACCGGCGGTCACCAACAGCCACACATCCACCCAAGCGGCTGGCTCAGCGGCGTCTATTACGCACAGCTTCCGGGCATCGACCAGGCTGCGTCAGGCGACCGCGCGGGACACCTGACATTCGGCGAGCCGAGCTCGGGGTTCTTTCCCAAGGCACAGCACCCGACCTATGGTGTTGCGCCCAAGGAAGGGCATGCCGTGCTGTTCCCGTCCTATATGCACCACCGCACTGAACCGTTTGCCGGATCGCAAGCGCGCATCTCGTTGGCCTTTGACCTGGTGCCACGGCGATCAGCAGCAAGTTGA
- a CDS encoding sigma-70 family RNA polymerase sigma factor has translation MSTDQVTLQAAFEAHGGRLLGLAYRMLGSRADAEDVVQETWIRASSATADVKDPEAYLMTVATRLCLDQLKSARARRESYVGPWLPEPILSTEEFSPAAATELADDLSFALLLTLETLTPPERAAFLLHDVFDLPFADIAKTLGKSDAACRQLAARARKAVRGRRPSQAAPPEAHRNLTSRFFATLENGDIDGLKDLLQEEVMLYTDGGGVKTAALNPIHGADKVARFFLGIARKAREQGASVRISDAVINGRPGMLVFVDDELDQTFSISVDEGRISTIYMVRNPEKLTSLGPQ, from the coding sequence ATGAGCACCGATCAGGTCACCCTGCAGGCTGCCTTTGAAGCTCATGGTGGGCGGCTGCTGGGGCTTGCTTACCGCATGCTCGGCAGCCGCGCCGACGCCGAAGACGTCGTGCAGGAAACGTGGATACGCGCTTCTTCCGCGACGGCGGACGTGAAAGACCCCGAAGCCTATCTGATGACGGTAGCGACGCGGTTGTGCCTCGACCAGCTGAAGTCGGCGAGAGCGCGGCGCGAAAGCTATGTGGGGCCATGGCTGCCGGAACCCATTCTGTCGACGGAGGAGTTTTCGCCCGCGGCCGCGACGGAGCTGGCGGATGACCTGTCGTTTGCTCTTCTTCTAACCCTTGAGACGCTGACACCGCCCGAACGCGCGGCGTTCTTGTTGCACGACGTCTTCGATCTGCCGTTCGCCGATATCGCCAAGACGCTTGGCAAGAGCGATGCGGCATGCCGGCAGCTTGCCGCCAGGGCGCGCAAGGCAGTCAGAGGCCGGCGTCCTTCGCAAGCCGCGCCTCCTGAAGCGCATCGAAATCTCACGTCGCGTTTTTTCGCGACGCTTGAGAACGGCGACATCGACGGTCTGAAGGACCTGCTGCAGGAAGAGGTCATGCTGTACACGGACGGTGGCGGTGTGAAGACGGCTGCGCTTAACCCTATCCACGGCGCCGACAAGGTCGCGCGGTTCTTCCTTGGCATCGCGCGCAAGGCCAGGGAGCAAGGCGCATCAGTTCGGATTTCCGACGCTGTCATCAATGGCCGGCCCGGTATGCTCGTGTTCGTTGATGACGAACTGGACCAGACGTTCAGCATCAGTGTTGATGAGGGCCGGATATCGACAATCTACATGGTCCGCAATCCCGAGAAGCTGACCAGTCTCGGCCCGCAATAG
- a CDS encoding C45 family peptidase, giving the protein MTASFPLIEAGGTPLERGRQIGRQAGDRIAVSVGIYERALARGNLTWPEVQAIAGRYLPRLESYEPRYVEEIRGIAEGAEHPVEDIVALNARTELLYDKSLRTDPTPDGCTGAIALPDITADGHMLHGQNWDWIDECKDSAVVIRHELEDGTRLLVFVEAGIVARAGFNSHGIAVTGNFLACPQPPADGAVPLPLMRRKIIESRTFAEALKHVLSTPRSFANNLMISDAAGEAVDLETTPQEVFWEKPDGGLLVHANHFRTDAARARVVDTGLAISPSSIYRDSRVERRLRQGAGNVARGDLEDAFADTYGAPSAVLASPGADEEANVKQPSSTVATVIMDTTAGIMWVAPAPYAGEIAFTEYRLND; this is encoded by the coding sequence ATGACCGCATCCTTTCCCTTGATCGAAGCGGGCGGAACACCGCTTGAGCGCGGGCGACAGATTGGCCGGCAGGCCGGCGATCGCATTGCCGTCAGCGTTGGCATCTATGAACGCGCACTGGCGCGCGGCAATCTGACGTGGCCGGAAGTACAGGCAATCGCGGGCCGATACCTGCCGCGCCTGGAATCGTATGAGCCGCGCTATGTCGAGGAGATCAGGGGCATCGCCGAGGGTGCCGAGCATCCGGTCGAGGACATCGTCGCGCTGAACGCGCGCACCGAGCTGCTCTATGACAAGAGCCTGCGCACCGATCCGACGCCCGACGGCTGCACTGGCGCCATCGCCCTACCCGACATCACCGCCGACGGTCACATGCTGCATGGCCAAAACTGGGATTGGATCGACGAGTGCAAGGATTCCGCCGTCGTCATCCGCCACGAGTTGGAGGACGGCACACGCCTTCTTGTTTTTGTGGAAGCCGGTATTGTCGCGCGCGCCGGGTTCAACAGTCACGGCATCGCGGTCACCGGCAACTTCCTGGCCTGCCCGCAGCCGCCGGCCGACGGCGCCGTTCCCCTGCCCCTGATGCGGCGAAAGATCATCGAGTCCAGGACCTTCGCCGAGGCGCTGAAGCATGTCCTGTCCACGCCGCGATCGTTCGCCAACAATCTCATGATTTCCGATGCCGCGGGCGAAGCCGTCGACCTGGAAACAACGCCACAGGAGGTCTTCTGGGAAAAGCCTGATGGCGGTCTATTGGTGCACGCCAATCATTTCCGCACCGACGCCGCGCGCGCGCGTGTCGTCGATACCGGCCTCGCCATCTCGCCGAGTTCAATCTATCGCGACAGTCGCGTCGAACGTCGCCTGCGCCAAGGTGCCGGCAATGTCGCGCGCGGCGATCTGGAAGACGCCTTCGCCGACACTTATGGCGCGCCGTCCGCCGTACTTGCGTCGCCCGGCGCGGACGAGGAGGCGAATGTCAAACAGCCGTCGTCCACCGTCGCCACGGTCATCATGGATACGACCGCCGGCATCATGTGGGTGGCGCCTGCACCTTACGCGGGCGAGATCGCCTTTACCGAATACCGCTTGAACGACTGA
- a CDS encoding VOC family protein, producing the protein MLSYIRIGSNDIALSGRFYAAVLTPLGYTKKDVPNGIEFTFPDVPEGSFGPAAVYVAKPYDGKEASVGNGSMTAFQAETQEMVRSVHTAGLRAGGSDEGAPGFRADYSDHFYVGYLRDPLGNKVAIFCANPAEGSRDR; encoded by the coding sequence ATGCTGAGCTATATCAGGATTGGTTCGAACGATATCGCGCTCTCGGGACGTTTCTATGCGGCGGTCCTGACCCCGCTCGGTTACACAAAGAAGGACGTACCGAACGGCATCGAATTCACCTTTCCCGACGTGCCCGAGGGGTCCTTTGGCCCCGCCGCGGTCTACGTGGCGAAGCCTTACGATGGGAAAGAGGCGAGCGTTGGCAACGGCTCCATGACGGCTTTTCAGGCCGAAACGCAGGAGATGGTCCGTAGCGTACACACTGCTGGTCTTCGGGCAGGCGGCTCCGACGAGGGCGCTCCCGGCTTCCGAGCCGACTACAGCGATCACTTCTATGTCGGCTATCTGCGCGATCCCCTGGGCAACAAGGTCGCGATCTTCTGCGCGAACCCGGCGGAGGGTAGTCGGGACCGCTGA
- a CDS encoding GntR family transcriptional regulator, whose product MVRRTTAKETMAKSKESAARVERLVESLVNDITYGAYQTGDRLKLVDLQRRYDATQFEARKALSVLANRRLVEHVQNAGFRVRVNDDKERSDFDYVRVLLETTAARFVIARVTDDDIADLRRLAQAFEQSIDHVGRNDQIEANENFHSRFYEICGNEVLAKTISDLRNRYDIATSGRWRSLEGLKISAAQHHLLVDAVEARDVMLLERQIIEHVQGF is encoded by the coding sequence ATGGTCCGTCGAACGACCGCCAAGGAAACCATGGCGAAGTCAAAGGAATCGGCCGCCAGGGTGGAGCGCCTGGTCGAAAGCCTCGTTAACGACATCACCTATGGTGCCTACCAGACCGGTGATCGCCTGAAGCTTGTCGATTTGCAGCGCCGTTATGACGCCACGCAGTTCGAGGCACGCAAGGCACTTTCGGTCCTGGCAAACCGGCGTCTTGTCGAACACGTACAAAATGCGGGCTTTCGCGTGCGCGTGAACGACGACAAAGAGCGTTCAGATTTCGACTACGTTCGCGTCCTGCTTGAGACGACCGCGGCCCGCTTTGTCATCGCCCGGGTCACAGACGACGACATCGCCGACTTGCGCCGGCTTGCCCAGGCCTTTGAACAGTCCATAGATCACGTCGGACGCAACGATCAGATCGAAGCCAACGAGAACTTTCATTCACGGTTCTACGAGATTTGCGGCAACGAGGTCCTGGCCAAGACAATCTCGGATCTGCGCAATCGCTACGACATCGCGACATCCGGACGCTGGCGGTCCCTGGAAGGCCTGAAGATCTCGGCGGCCCAACATCACCTTCTGGTCGACGCGGTCGAGGCACGTGACGTCATGCTCCTGGAGCGACAAATTATCGAGCACGTTCAGGGTTTCTGA
- a CDS encoding GNAT family N-acetyltransferase: MLTIRPLTPALMGNMGDVLRGSWGASCWCMFPRLTEAQTRDLPGDGPLKQRRRDAMEKLARRRRPPGLLAFIDSEPVGWVALGPRSEFGRVDASRATPRADDVDVWIIPCVTVAKSARGRGVAVALIRAAVDYAAKEDAPAVEAYPRAGTARVGDDNVYFGTEPLFRRAGFKVIRKPLKDRPRNWLPRVVMRVDTG; the protein is encoded by the coding sequence ATGCTGACAATCCGGCCCCTCACGCCTGCCCTCATGGGCAACATGGGAGATGTGTTGCGCGGCAGTTGGGGCGCCAGTTGCTGGTGCATGTTCCCCCGCCTGACCGAAGCGCAGACGCGGGATCTACCGGGCGACGGACCCCTAAAGCAACGCCGGCGCGACGCCATGGAGAAACTTGCCAGGCGACGGCGTCCGCCTGGCTTGCTCGCCTTTATCGACAGCGAACCCGTCGGATGGGTCGCTTTGGGACCACGCAGCGAGTTCGGTCGTGTCGACGCCTCGCGCGCCACACCGCGCGCGGACGACGTCGATGTCTGGATCATTCCCTGCGTCACCGTCGCTAAGTCGGCGCGCGGTCGTGGCGTGGCGGTCGCGCTGATCCGTGCCGCCGTCGACTATGCCGCCAAGGAGGACGCACCGGCGGTCGAGGCCTATCCACGGGCCGGTACCGCGCGCGTTGGTGACGACAACGTCTATTTTGGTACCGAGCCCTTGTTTCGACGCGCGGGTTTCAAGGTGATCCGTAAACCGCTCAAAGACCGACCACGCAACTGGCTGCCGCGTGTCGTGATGCGTGTTGACACGGGTTAA
- a CDS encoding Xaa-Pro peptidase family protein: MSEHTIDAIVSNDDWSDLTRYREPPVVDFDRLHKYRLGRIRDALKRHDAAMCILVNPISLRYAVDYRTYELFQSHIPSTYLFVPQEGPVFIYNSYGNPPGVDEARAGRAHSFFDGAQELPEEARLLAGDVVDYLSEIGTDNRRVMIEYTNPSVTQALMQRGLDVGDGVQIAEEARVIKSPDEVACIKWAVAVAELGATKMKEALRPGVTEVQLWALLNYTNLANNGDWHEGRMLASGSRINPWLQEASQRKVEDGDLVGFDTDMVGPYGYFADISRTFHCGPSKPTKRQKELYRLAMEEVETNLKLMRPGITLGEIREQAWPVPEEFQQNAYACVIHGVGMCDEYPQVKPVFRDSFVYDGTIEPGMVICVESYIGAVGERDGVKLEQQVLITQDGYEQLSQFPYEAALLD; the protein is encoded by the coding sequence ATGTCTGAGCACACCATCGACGCGATTGTCTCGAACGACGATTGGAGCGATCTCACCCGGTACCGCGAGCCACCTGTGGTCGACTTCGACCGGTTGCACAAGTATCGCCTGGGCCGCATCCGCGACGCGCTGAAGCGCCATGACGCCGCGATGTGCATCCTGGTTAACCCGATCAGCCTGCGCTACGCGGTCGACTACCGGACGTACGAGCTCTTCCAGTCCCACATTCCCTCGACCTATCTCTTCGTTCCGCAAGAGGGTCCGGTCTTCATCTACAACAGTTACGGTAACCCGCCCGGTGTTGACGAGGCGCGCGCCGGACGGGCGCACTCCTTCTTCGACGGTGCGCAGGAACTGCCCGAGGAAGCACGGTTGTTGGCAGGCGATGTCGTCGACTACTTAAGCGAGATCGGTACCGACAATCGTCGCGTCATGATCGAGTACACCAATCCGAGCGTTACTCAGGCCCTGATGCAGCGCGGATTGGATGTGGGCGATGGCGTTCAGATCGCCGAGGAAGCACGCGTCATCAAATCGCCCGACGAGGTTGCGTGCATCAAGTGGGCGGTCGCGGTCGCTGAGCTGGGCGCTACCAAGATGAAAGAAGCGCTGCGTCCGGGCGTCACCGAAGTGCAGCTATGGGCACTGCTCAACTACACCAACCTCGCCAACAACGGCGATTGGCACGAAGGCCGCATGCTGGCGTCGGGGTCGCGCATCAATCCGTGGCTGCAGGAGGCTTCGCAGCGAAAGGTCGAGGACGGTGACCTCGTCGGTTTCGATACCGACATGGTCGGGCCGTATGGCTACTTCGCGGATATCTCCCGGACCTTTCACTGTGGTCCGTCCAAGCCGACGAAGCGCCAGAAGGAGCTCTACCGGCTGGCCATGGAGGAGGTCGAGACCAACCTCAAACTAATGCGTCCCGGCATCACCCTGGGCGAGATCCGCGAACAAGCCTGGCCGGTGCCCGAGGAGTTCCAGCAGAACGCCTATGCCTGCGTCATCCACGGTGTCGGCATGTGCGACGAATATCCGCAGGTCAAACCGGTCTTCCGCGACAGCTTCGTCTACGACGGCACGATCGAGCCCGGCATGGTGATCTGCGTCGAAAGCTATATCGGTGCCGTCGGCGAACGCGACGGCGTGAAGCTGGAACAGCAGGTCCTGATCACGCAGGACGGCTACGAACAGCTGTCGCAGTTTCCCTATGAAGCCGCGTTGCTGGACTAA
- a CDS encoding histidine phosphatase family protein, which translates to MIYLARHGQTVWNRVDRRQGRRDSPLTMRGINQARAVGCLLNDLLGETPLPIISSPLGRAWQTAVIIAETRGTAAGAITHDDRLAEVCYGRWEGLTAAEIRETDPENWARRQADRWSIAPPRGESNVDLQRRVGAWLSEQDKTRDIIVVGHGALNRALVGLMADLTPDQTLALPEDQESIFRLSDGFYDILSANSDMA; encoded by the coding sequence GTGATCTATCTGGCACGTCACGGGCAAACCGTGTGGAACCGGGTCGACCGGCGCCAGGGCCGGCGCGACTCGCCGTTGACAATGCGAGGCATTAACCAAGCCAGGGCCGTTGGGTGCCTGCTGAACGACCTGCTGGGCGAGACACCCTTACCGATCATCTCGAGCCCCTTGGGGCGGGCCTGGCAGACCGCCGTCATCATTGCCGAGACACGCGGCACCGCCGCCGGCGCGATCACGCATGACGATCGTCTCGCGGAAGTCTGCTACGGACGATGGGAAGGACTGACGGCCGCTGAGATCCGCGAGACGGATCCTGAGAATTGGGCACGGCGGCAAGCAGACCGTTGGTCAATCGCACCCCCACGTGGTGAGTCCAACGTCGATCTGCAGCGACGGGTCGGGGCCTGGCTGTCGGAGCAGGACAAGACAAGGGATATCATCGTGGTGGGTCACGGAGCGCTGAACCGCGCCCTCGTCGGCCTTATGGCGGATCTGACTCCGGACCAGACACTCGCCCTGCCGGAAGATCAGGAGAGCATTTTTCGGCTGTCCGACGGGTTCTATGACATCTTGAGCGCGAACAGCGATATGGCTTGA
- a CDS encoding extracellular solute-binding protein, translated as MDIKEFRSRIDNCDLTRRQATGALAAAGVGMMTMTFGPGGARAQDSLPIDDSLYVFDWGGYEYPEFYVPYAEKYGATPAYSLFGEEEEALQKLRSGFRADVAHPCTYSTRRWRDAGVIRPIDTSRLSNYADVFPSLTDLPGSIGEDGNTYFIPADWGNSSVLFRPDLAPEYVDTADQKNESWAILFDEKYAGRLGIFDSVDGVMAVVGSVIGAENVFDMTDEELAEAEVLLRKQREILRFYWTDQSSVEQALASGELVASYAWNSAVVELKNQGVDVVYMNPKEGIWTWVCGLTLLVDGPGDEDRAYEFIDAWMSPASGKNLIEMYGYGHSNEKSFELVDPATLADLGISDPATMMASSRFFGEIEPDVREKYINMFDEIKAGF; from the coding sequence ATGGACATTAAGGAATTCCGTTCGCGTATCGACAATTGCGACCTGACGCGGCGACAGGCGACGGGTGCGCTTGCCGCCGCAGGCGTCGGCATGATGACGATGACATTCGGGCCGGGCGGTGCTCGCGCCCAGGACTCGTTGCCGATCGACGATTCGCTATATGTGTTTGACTGGGGCGGCTACGAGTATCCCGAATTCTATGTGCCATATGCTGAAAAGTATGGCGCGACACCCGCCTACTCGCTGTTCGGCGAGGAGGAGGAGGCACTTCAGAAACTGCGTTCCGGTTTTCGTGCCGATGTGGCGCACCCGTGCACCTACAGCACCCGGCGCTGGCGCGATGCCGGTGTCATCCGGCCGATCGACACCAGCCGTCTTTCGAACTACGCCGACGTGTTTCCCAGCCTGACCGATCTTCCGGGTAGCATTGGCGAGGACGGCAATACCTATTTCATCCCCGCCGACTGGGGCAATTCCTCCGTCCTGTTCCGGCCTGACTTGGCGCCGGAATATGTCGACACCGCGGATCAGAAAAACGAGTCCTGGGCGATCCTGTTCGACGAAAAGTATGCCGGGCGTCTCGGCATCTTCGATTCCGTCGACGGTGTGATGGCCGTGGTCGGTTCGGTCATCGGCGCAGAGAACGTGTTCGACATGACCGATGAGGAGCTGGCCGAGGCCGAGGTGCTGCTGAGGAAGCAGCGCGAGATTCTGCGCTTCTACTGGACCGATCAGAGCAGTGTTGAGCAGGCCCTGGCATCCGGTGAGCTCGTCGCGTCCTATGCCTGGAACAGCGCGGTCGTCGAGCTTAAGAACCAGGGCGTCGACGTCGTCTACATGAACCCCAAGGAAGGCATCTGGACCTGGGTCTGCGGGCTGACCTTGCTGGTCGATGGTCCCGGTGACGAAGACAGAGCCTATGAGTTCATCGATGCCTGGATGTCACCGGCATCGGGCAAGAACCTGATCGAGATGTATGGCTATGGCCATTCCAATGAGAAGTCGTTCGAACTGGTCGATCCGGCGACGCTCGCTGATCTCGGCATCAGCGACCCCGCCACCATGATGGCCAGCAGCCGTTTCTTCGGTGAGATCGAGCCGGATGTGCGCGAGAAGTACATCAACATGTTCGACGAGATCAAAGCCGGCTTCTAG
- a CDS encoding extracellular solute-binding protein, with product MNLMKQPNVDRLFRDLVHGRVDRRDVMGFAATAGLAFAAMPTTRARAASDMVTYYTWGGYDIPELYQPFIAKYGEPDTAPFGGTEEALAKIRAGYEPDVAHPCLEDMRIWYDANVLAPVDTSRVANWDSIFPQMRDAGDVSFDGDYYMVPFDWGNSSILYRTDLVEVEEESWCMLFDERYEGKIAARNSIANVRAAALCLGFDMFTPTDEQLGGPIADLLRVQRGLVPFYWDDQTSGEQAVATGEAVMMYAWNSAVVELKKQGLPIAYANPKEGRWTWMCGMVRVVSGQADEQMQYDFIDAMLAPETGKWLIENYGYGHANSESFKIADPTTLDELGLNDPIAVFERGIFLAAGDPDTEAKMVELFDNVMAGF from the coding sequence ATGAACCTGATGAAACAGCCCAATGTTGATCGCCTGTTTCGCGACCTCGTCCACGGTCGTGTCGACCGAAGAGATGTCATGGGATTCGCCGCGACGGCGGGCCTAGCGTTTGCCGCAATGCCGACGACCCGCGCTCGTGCCGCCTCCGACATGGTCACCTATTACACCTGGGGCGGTTACGACATCCCGGAGTTGTACCAACCCTTCATCGCGAAGTACGGCGAACCCGATACCGCACCGTTCGGCGGCACCGAAGAGGCGCTGGCGAAGATCCGCGCGGGATACGAGCCCGATGTCGCCCACCCCTGTCTGGAAGACATGCGCATCTGGTACGACGCCAATGTGCTGGCGCCGGTCGACACGTCCCGCGTCGCCAATTGGGATAGCATCTTTCCGCAGATGCGCGATGCCGGGGATGTGTCCTTTGACGGCGACTACTACATGGTGCCGTTCGACTGGGGCAACAGCTCGATCCTCTATCGCACCGATCTCGTCGAGGTCGAGGAGGAGAGCTGGTGCATGTTGTTCGACGAGCGATACGAGGGAAAGATTGCCGCGCGAAACAGCATCGCCAACGTGCGCGCCGCAGCCCTGTGTTTGGGTTTTGACATGTTCACGCCGACTGACGAACAACTCGGCGGTCCGATTGCCGATCTGCTGCGGGTGCAGCGCGGTCTGGTTCCTTTCTATTGGGACGACCAGACTTCAGGCGAACAGGCGGTCGCCACCGGCGAAGCGGTCATGATGTACGCCTGGAACTCCGCCGTGGTCGAACTGAAGAAGCAGGGATTGCCGATCGCCTACGCCAATCCCAAGGAAGGACGGTGGACCTGGATGTGCGGCATGGTGCGTGTTGTCAGCGGCCAAGCCGACGAGCAGATGCAGTACGACTTTATCGATGCGATGCTGGCGCCGGAAACCGGCAAATGGCTGATCGAGAACTATGGCTATGGTCACGCCAACAGCGAGTCCTTCAAGATCGCTGATCCCACGACCCTTGACGAACTCGGCCTGAACGATCCGATCGCGGTCTTCGAACGCGGCATTTTCCTGGCCGCCGGCGACCCCGACACCGAAGCAAAGATGGTCGAGCTGTTCGACAACGTGATGGCTGGCTTCTGA